DNA sequence from the Rhodothermales bacterium genome:
TCCTCCTCCACCCACTGCTCCGCCACGCCGGAGACGATGTAGATGATCTCCTCCATCGAGGGGTGCCGGTGGAATTTGTGCGCCTGCCCCGGAGGCATCGCCACGCGCACCATCAGGAGTTCCTTCGCCTCGGTCAACCCCGGCCGGCTCAGCCAGTGATGCAATCCTCGGGCCTCGTCCACGACCTGGACATCTTCGCGGGTTATGAAACGGAGCGGTTCGGGCATAGGAGGGTGCGGGGGTATCGGGTGTGGGAGTATGGGGGTGTGGGTGTGAACGTCAGGTGGAATCAGGATAGCAGATCTTGTCACGGCGAGCAACCCCTTCCTGGATCCGCGCTCACACCATGACCAGCGGGCGATCCATCAGTTTTTTGCGCAGCTCCGGCGGCAGGCCGAAATGGCGATCCATGAACCCGTCGATTTCGCCGAGGGTTTTGTTCGACAGGAGCTGGGCCACCTCGTCGATGGTGGGGCCGCCGATCAGGTACGGGAGGTGCGTGAAGAGCAGGTCCCCGCCGTCGCACTGGCAGAAGATCTGGTACTCGGTGAACGACTCGCGGGGCGCGCCGGTGACGAGACAGTGCGAGATCCAGTTGGCCGGATCGGTGGAGTCGCCGGCGAACAGGGCCTGGCGGCGGGCGTCGAGATCGACCCGGTTCAGGAAATAATCCTGCACCCGGCGGAGCGACTCCTCGGACATGGCCTGCTGCATCTGCTCGTAGCACGCGAGGCACATGGCGTATTCGAACACGGTATCCTCCATGTCGAACTCGGGGTAGCGCCGGATGGCTTTTTCGATGACGTAATGCGTGCCGTAGGCGCGGAGCGGCGCATGGCAGACGACGCAGGCGTGGAAGGGGGCGCCGGTGGAAGAGGCGTGGAACATCGGGGGGATTTCGACGCGGTGGCGCGTGAAATCCGGATCCAGAGCGTCCATGGCTTCAGGGTGCGGGGTGAGCGTGGACCGGAAGTCCCAATATACGAAGCGAGGCCCCGGCATACGAAGAAAATAAAAATGGGTGAACCGTCAGGGCCAGACGCCGTATCTTACCTTCAACCCGAGGTTGAACGCCGGCATGGACCGCAACGCGCCGGCGCACGACCCCGATTTGGCGGTCATTCGTACGGCACATTATGCTTCAATCAGGACGTCCACGGCACGAGCAAATCAGCGACTGGCTGCGTCAGCAGATCGAAAAAGGGGAGTTCGGCGTTGACGATCAACTCCCATCCGAAAACCAGCTGGGGCAGCAGTTCGATGTAAGCCGGATCACGGTACGGCGCGCGCTGCAGACGCTGGAGAGCGAGGGACTCATCTACCGGCGACAGGGTCTCGGCGCTTTCGTAAAGGACGCTCGTTTGCTCCAGGGCATGGTGAAGCTGACGGACTTCGTGGAGGACATGGCGCAGGCCGGCCTGGAGGCCTCGTCCCGCGTCGTGCACTTCGACCAGGTCGAGCCGCCCGGATTCGTACAGGTCGCCCTGAACGTCGAGCCCCGCGTCAAGGTGTGCCGGCTGGATCGCCTCCGCCTCGGCGACGACCTGCCCATCGCGTTCGACCAGACGTGGCTTCCGGTTTTTTACGGCCAGCTGCTCCACGGCTACGATCTGCAGCACGAAACGATCTACCGCATCCTCGAGGAAGACTACGAGGTCCCGGTCCTGCGCGGCAGGTACCGGCTCGATGCGGTGAATGCGGACGAGATCGTCG
Encoded proteins:
- a CDS encoding GntR family transcriptional regulator, producing the protein MLQSGRPRHEQISDWLRQQIEKGEFGVDDQLPSENQLGQQFDVSRITVRRALQTLESEGLIYRRQGLGAFVKDARLLQGMVKLTDFVEDMAQAGLEASSRVVHFDQVEPPGFVQVALNVEPRVKVCRLDRLRLGDDLPIAFDQTWLPVFYGQLLHGYDLQHETIYRILEEDYEVPVLRGRYRLDAVNADEIVAGQLGVPVGRAVFLIERLSMTTGDKPVYVQRRYYRTDRVTYEIEVARRGGAARGSGMPLREFAPVFRSSQ
- a CDS encoding cupin domain-containing protein, with protein sequence MPEPLRFITREDVQVVDEARGLHHWLSRPGLTEAKELLMVRVAMPPGQAHKFHRHPSMEEIIYIVSGVAEQWVEEEFRILEAGEMAHIPVNVVHATYNAGDEPLVFLAILSPAIAEEPTMVDVWHEEPWCSLKPPTA